A window of the Bacillus sp. A301a_S52 genome harbors these coding sequences:
- a CDS encoding PTS sugar transporter subunit IIA, translating to MGKILAVTACPVGIAHTYMASENLQKAGKALGVDIKVETQGSIGVENALTDQEIAEADGIIIAADKEVSKERFVGKKVIVTGVQEGIRQPEKLIKRIQEGDAPLYKAELTASEASGKDQRKENPIYRHLMNGVSYMVPFIVVGGLLIALALTLGGEQTPGGLVIPEDSIWKQVESLGATSFMFMIPILAGFIAVSIADRPGLVPGMIGGYIAATGDFYGSEAGAGFIGGILAGFLAGYVALAIKKIKVPKSVQPVMPIIFIPIISSAIIGLLFIYVIGAPVAQVFESLTLWLASMQGGSSIVLALILGAMIAVDMGGPFNKVAFLFGAAMIAEGNYSIMGPIAVAICIPPLGLGLATFINKRKFTATEREAGKASFTMGFFGITEGAIPFAAQDPLRVIPSIVTGSMVGSVIAMMANVGDRVAHGGPIVAVLGAVDNVLMFFVAAIIGVLVTAFMVTALKKDVDALPQTASASLNGTKQTQTLPNNDVNASNSQVQKLTDITDLHLIDTDLAGRTRDEVISSLIDKLDKADILSSANDFQEAILRREAQSSTGLGMNIAIPHGKSAAVKRPAIAFGINRTGVNWQSPDGSDAKLIFMIAVPEQATGNDHLKILQMLSRKLMDEQFREQLLAVTSAEEAYDLLDTIH from the coding sequence ATGGGAAAAATATTGGCTGTTACGGCTTGTCCAGTTGGGATTGCGCATACGTACATGGCGTCTGAAAACTTGCAAAAAGCAGGAAAAGCTCTCGGCGTCGATATTAAGGTCGAGACGCAAGGTTCCATTGGGGTGGAGAACGCGTTAACAGATCAAGAGATTGCTGAAGCAGATGGGATCATTATAGCCGCAGATAAAGAGGTGTCGAAGGAGCGATTTGTTGGTAAGAAAGTGATTGTCACTGGTGTTCAAGAAGGGATTCGTCAACCAGAAAAGCTCATTAAGCGAATTCAAGAAGGAGATGCCCCTTTGTATAAAGCAGAATTGACTGCTTCAGAGGCGTCAGGAAAAGACCAACGCAAAGAAAATCCGATTTATCGTCACTTAATGAATGGCGTCTCGTACATGGTCCCATTCATCGTGGTCGGGGGGTTGTTAATTGCTCTGGCCTTGACGCTTGGCGGGGAGCAGACACCGGGAGGCCTCGTTATTCCAGAAGATTCAATATGGAAACAAGTTGAAAGCCTAGGTGCTACATCCTTTATGTTTATGATTCCTATCTTAGCCGGATTTATTGCTGTTAGTATTGCAGATCGCCCCGGACTTGTTCCAGGAATGATCGGCGGCTATATTGCCGCAACCGGGGACTTTTATGGAAGTGAAGCAGGAGCTGGTTTTATCGGGGGGATCCTCGCAGGCTTTTTAGCAGGATACGTCGCGTTAGCCATTAAAAAGATAAAGGTGCCAAAGTCTGTTCAACCTGTTATGCCAATTATTTTTATTCCAATCATTTCAAGTGCCATTATCGGTTTGTTATTCATTTATGTGATTGGTGCTCCTGTCGCCCAAGTATTTGAATCATTGACATTATGGCTCGCCAGCATGCAAGGCGGTAGTTCAATCGTGTTAGCCCTTATTCTTGGGGCCATGATTGCGGTGGATATGGGTGGTCCATTTAATAAAGTGGCTTTTCTATTCGGCGCAGCGATGATTGCTGAAGGTAATTATAGTATTATGGGACCGATTGCTGTGGCGATTTGTATTCCACCACTCGGTTTAGGTCTCGCTACATTTATTAACAAGCGAAAGTTCACTGCCACAGAGCGAGAAGCTGGCAAAGCCTCATTTACGATGGGATTCTTCGGGATTACTGAAGGGGCCATCCCGTTCGCCGCTCAAGACCCGTTACGCGTTATTCCAAGTATTGTGACTGGTTCTATGGTGGGTTCTGTCATTGCGATGATGGCTAATGTTGGTGACAGGGTGGCGCACGGAGGTCCGATTGTTGCGGTATTAGGAGCCGTAGACAATGTCTTGATGTTCTTTGTGGCCGCGATTATTGGGGTTCTTGTGACGGCGTTTATGGTAACTGCATTGAAAAAGGATGTGGATGCTTTACCTCAAACAGCAAGTGCAAGTCTGAATGGCACAAAGCAGACGCAGACCCTACCTAATAACGATGTGAATGCGTCTAATTCACAAGTACAAAAACTGACGGATATTACAGACTTACATTTGATTGATACTGATTTAGCAGGTCGCACACGAGATGAGGTCATCTCGTCATTAATTGATAAATTAGATAAAGCGGATATTCTATCATCTGCTAATGATTTTCAGGAGGCAATCCTTCGCCGCGAAGCCCAAAGCTCTACAGGTCTTGGTATGAATATCGCCATCCCTCATGGAAAATCCGCTGCTGTGAAACGGCCAGCCATTGCTTTTGGTATTAACCGTACCGGTGTTAATTGGCAAAGTCCTGATGGAAGTGATGCCAAATTGATTTTTATGATCGCCGTTCCTGAACAAGCCACAGGTAATGATCATTTAAAAATTCTACAAATGCTGTCCCGCAAACTCATGGACGAACAATTTAGGGAACAGCTTCTTGCAGTCACTTCAGCAGAAGAAGCTTATGACTTGCTCGA
- a CDS encoding PTS glucose transporter subunit IIA — translation MKYEQLARDIIDKVGGKENVTSVVHCITRLRFKLKDEGKAQTEELKNMDGIVTVMKSGGQYQVVIGNHVPDVYKAVVEIGGFAGQASDQDDNQDTNLFNRFIDIIASIFTPILGVLAATGMIKGFNALFNEIGWLDPSMGTYQILAIVGDSLFYFFPIFLGYTASKKFGGAPFIGIAIGASLVYPTIGPLMETEPLYTLFTGSLFESPVHVTFLGIPVILMNYASSVIPIILATYFSSKVERGFRKVIPDVVKTFLVPFFTLLVVVPVTFIVIGPIATWASQIIGQITVLVYDLSPIIAGVLIGGGWQVLVIFGLHWGLVPVVINNITTMGSDPVLAMTFAASFAQIGAVLGVWLKTTNQKLKSLSIPAFISGIFGVTEPAIYGITLPKKRPFIISLIAAAIGGAIIGLFGSRIYMIGGLGIFGIPTFIDPDEGMTTAFWAVMVAIVVAFILGFVLTYLFGGVNKELTPLEEGEPINPDGTDDEKNVPKSDENIVSPLQGTVLALCDVADEAFSSGEVGQGVAVEPQDGKLYAPANGTITTLFPTKHAIGMTTDNGVELLIHIGMDTVQLEGKFFTSHVKQGERIEQGQLLTTFDIAQIKGAGYTTVTPIVVTNLGDAKLSLTEAKSVKHGDHLMTVVR, via the coding sequence ATGAAATATGAACAATTAGCAAGGGATATTATTGATAAGGTAGGTGGAAAAGAAAATGTTACGAGTGTCGTTCATTGTATTACGAGACTTCGGTTTAAATTAAAAGATGAAGGAAAAGCCCAAACAGAAGAATTGAAAAATATGGATGGTATCGTAACTGTCATGAAAAGTGGTGGTCAATACCAAGTTGTCATCGGTAACCATGTTCCTGATGTGTATAAAGCAGTCGTAGAGATCGGCGGGTTTGCAGGACAAGCGAGTGATCAAGATGATAATCAGGATACAAATTTATTTAATCGTTTCATCGACATCATTGCCAGTATTTTCACCCCAATTTTAGGAGTGCTTGCTGCAACAGGGATGATTAAAGGGTTTAACGCCCTATTTAATGAAATTGGTTGGTTAGATCCTTCGATGGGAACCTATCAAATACTTGCTATTGTAGGGGATTCCCTCTTTTATTTCTTTCCGATATTTTTAGGTTATACAGCGAGTAAAAAGTTTGGCGGCGCCCCGTTTATTGGTATTGCTATTGGGGCATCGCTCGTGTATCCAACGATCGGTCCCTTAATGGAGACGGAACCGTTATACACATTATTTACAGGGTCACTTTTTGAATCGCCTGTTCATGTTACTTTCTTAGGTATACCGGTTATATTAATGAATTACGCCTCCTCCGTTATACCGATTATCCTTGCCACGTATTTTTCATCGAAAGTGGAAAGAGGATTTAGAAAAGTCATTCCTGATGTTGTCAAAACATTTTTAGTACCTTTCTTCACGCTACTTGTGGTCGTTCCTGTCACATTTATTGTCATTGGTCCGATTGCCACATGGGCCAGTCAAATCATTGGTCAAATAACCGTTTTAGTTTACGACTTAAGTCCAATCATTGCAGGGGTTCTTATTGGTGGAGGTTGGCAAGTTCTCGTTATATTTGGACTTCACTGGGGACTCGTACCTGTCGTCATTAATAATATCACCACGATGGGATCAGATCCGGTATTAGCCATGACGTTTGCAGCTTCTTTTGCTCAAATTGGGGCAGTTCTCGGGGTATGGTTAAAGACCACAAATCAAAAACTAAAATCACTGAGTATACCAGCGTTTATATCAGGGATTTTTGGGGTGACAGAGCCGGCGATTTATGGGATAACTTTACCGAAAAAACGACCATTTATCATAAGTTTAATCGCGGCGGCTATCGGTGGTGCCATCATCGGCTTATTCGGATCTCGGATATATATGATTGGTGGACTTGGCATCTTCGGAATTCCAACCTTTATCGATCCAGATGAGGGGATGACGACGGCTTTCTGGGCTGTTATGGTTGCCATCGTCGTGGCGTTTATCTTAGGCTTTGTACTAACGTACTTATTCGGTGGCGTTAACAAAGAGCTGACCCCACTTGAAGAAGGGGAACCGATTAACCCAGATGGCACAGACGATGAAAAAAATGTGCCAAAAAGCGATGAAAACATTGTGAGTCCGCTTCAAGGAACGGTACTTGCTCTATGTGATGTGGCGGATGAGGCCTTCTCATCAGGTGAGGTAGGTCAAGGGGTGGCGGTGGAGCCGCAAGATGGGAAACTCTATGCTCCTGCTAACGGTACAATCACGACACTTTTTCCAACTAAACATGCAATAGGTATGACGACTGACAATGGGGTAGAATTACTGATCCATATTGGGATGGATACCGTCCAATTAGAGGGCAAATTCTTCACCTCTCATGTTAAACAAGGTGAACGTATAGAGCAAGGCCAGCTCTTGACCACGTTTGATATTGCTCAAATTAAAGGAGCTGGCTACACGACAGTAACACCAATTGTCGTGACGAACTTAGGTGACGCTAAATTGTCACTAACTGAAGCGAAATCGGTCAAACATGGCGATCATTTAATGACTGTTGTGAGGTAA
- a CDS encoding transcription antiterminator — MNQRQNELLKLLLMKEQETVQIKELADQVKCAEKTVRNDLDRLTSFLREHSDATLVRKPGIGIDIQISENERLKLLNNLFMNEPKRQDERILEMAYDVLTSKKPKTLQVWADRYYVSKAAIKSDLVTIESWLQKFHLKLVSKQRLGHGVEGAELHKRNALARLPELIPNASQSNIVLDLFMPYEITLVRKALKDLQRASSLRFADGVLENLEVHTLIMIKRTRQQATVFVQKSEKSAVYSYKEYDYARTFFRHLEASFRLSFPEEELVYFTWHLISSKRLDDDLTKSLYFNDDVAETVQFLIKKMSQLTLTQFNNDEILASGLALHMHSVMNRIKFGFPITNPLLQQIKQMYPYMFNMVILTFEELKTSQKLDMPEHEAAYVVLHFQAALERMAGKRDAKKRALIVCHMGVGMSHLLEAKLAQRYEGIDVVACVGQADMPEYLKQHDVDFIISTVPIEMPLVDHIVISPLFNHQDKQALNQFIEKLNRAPEDITDRDRHAIMRFTSEDLVLFNVSKDHRYQVVELLATALYNKGLVQRDFIHSAVNRERKSATGVGGGIAIPHGDPALIHTSALAIAIIKKPIMWGDEAVSLVFMLALAKENQQSHRAIITHIASLSEAPLVVHKLTAANDFNMFTSILEEHPS, encoded by the coding sequence ATGAATCAAAGGCAAAATGAACTACTTAAGCTTTTACTTATGAAAGAACAAGAAACCGTTCAAATTAAAGAGCTGGCTGATCAGGTAAAGTGTGCAGAAAAAACAGTCCGGAATGACCTGGATCGGTTGACGTCCTTTTTACGAGAACATTCTGATGCTACTCTCGTTCGTAAGCCTGGTATCGGTATTGACATCCAAATTAGTGAAAACGAACGCTTAAAGCTGTTAAACAACCTCTTTATGAACGAACCGAAAAGGCAAGATGAGCGGATATTGGAAATGGCTTATGACGTGTTAACGAGCAAAAAACCGAAAACATTACAAGTGTGGGCAGATCGTTATTACGTATCAAAGGCAGCCATCAAATCTGACTTAGTCACTATCGAAAGCTGGCTTCAAAAGTTTCACTTAAAGCTCGTCTCTAAACAACGCTTAGGACATGGGGTCGAGGGAGCGGAATTACATAAACGAAACGCTTTAGCCCGTTTACCCGAACTTATTCCAAATGCCTCACAATCAAACATAGTATTGGATTTATTCATGCCTTATGAAATTACACTTGTGAGAAAAGCACTAAAAGATTTGCAGCGCGCCTCTTCCCTTCGTTTCGCCGATGGGGTTCTTGAAAACTTAGAAGTTCACACGCTTATCATGATCAAACGAACACGTCAGCAAGCGACAGTGTTTGTTCAAAAGTCTGAAAAATCAGCTGTTTATTCGTATAAAGAGTACGACTATGCACGGACGTTTTTCCGGCATCTTGAAGCATCGTTTCGTCTCAGCTTCCCAGAGGAAGAGCTTGTTTACTTTACGTGGCATTTAATTAGTAGTAAACGCCTTGATGACGATTTGACGAAGAGTCTCTACTTCAATGATGATGTGGCAGAGACCGTCCAATTTCTGATTAAAAAAATGTCACAGCTAACGCTCACCCAATTTAATAATGATGAGATTCTTGCTAGTGGACTCGCCTTGCATATGCACTCTGTCATGAATCGAATTAAATTCGGCTTTCCGATCACAAATCCGCTGCTCCAGCAAATTAAGCAGATGTATCCATACATGTTTAATATGGTGATCTTAACTTTTGAGGAACTTAAAACATCTCAAAAGTTAGATATGCCAGAACATGAAGCGGCCTACGTCGTCCTCCATTTCCAAGCGGCTCTCGAGCGAATGGCCGGGAAACGTGACGCTAAAAAAAGGGCGCTAATCGTCTGCCATATGGGCGTTGGCATGTCACATTTACTAGAAGCCAAGCTTGCCCAACGCTATGAAGGAATTGACGTGGTAGCATGTGTGGGACAAGCAGATATGCCTGAGTACCTCAAACAGCACGATGTGGATTTTATCATCTCCACCGTCCCGATCGAAATGCCATTGGTGGACCATATCGTCATTTCACCGCTTTTTAATCATCAGGACAAACAAGCATTAAACCAATTCATTGAGAAACTTAATAGAGCACCAGAAGATATCACAGACCGAGACCGCCATGCGATCATGCGCTTCACTTCTGAAGATCTTGTCTTATTTAATGTGAGTAAAGACCACCGATACCAAGTCGTCGAGCTGCTTGCTACAGCCCTCTATAATAAAGGGTTGGTTCAACGTGACTTTATCCATAGTGCCGTCAACCGTGAGCGGAAATCAGCTACAGGTGTTGGAGGTGGTATTGCCATTCCCCACGGTGACCCAGCCTTAATCCATACATCTGCCTTAGCTATTGCCATTATTAAAAAGCCGATAATGTGGGGAGACGAAGCTGTCTCACTCGTATTTATGCTCGCCTTGGCAAAAGAAAACCAACAGTCACACAGAGCTATCATTACCCATATCGCCTCACTCAGTGAAGCACCGTTAGTCGTTCATAAATTGACAGCGGCCAACGATTTTAACATGTTTACATCCATATTAGAAGAACATCCATCATGA